The Chloroflexota bacterium DNA window AACATAATGAGTCATTGATGGTAATACCTGGAGCAAAGTAACTTCTGTTTTTACTTTCGGTGTCAGTTTGGATACGAGTTTCTCTACAGAAGGTAGGGCAGCTTCACCTATCTTTGAACCGTCTAGGGGAACTAGAATTCTTTCGTACATGGTAAACCTCCCTTGAATTGGGATTTCCTATAATGCCTCTTTGCTGATTTTACCATACATAAGACTAGAGGATTTTATAAAAATAGTTACAAACTATAATGGGCGTGCGGAATGTGGTTACGACATTGCAGAGGTGGGTGTGGCAAGCATACTGAGGGTGGTTTCGTTCTTCTAAATTACCTCATACTACCCATTTCAACAAGGCCATCTTAGAGACCTGTCTGCTTTAGGAACTTCTTACTGCAACGCACATCACAGTTCTCGAAATGTCATTAATGGAATGAAACTTTGACGTAACTAGGTCGCCAATATCGTTTAAAGTTTCTCCCTCTATTGTGGCGATAGCATCATACGGCCCAGTTACAGTATCAACCGATATCACCCCTGCCAATTCACCTATAGCCTCGGCAATCTCTTTTGTCTTTCCTACATGTGTCTCGATTAGTATAT harbors:
- a CDS encoding Lrp/AsnC ligand binding domain-containing protein, whose translation is MAVKAYILIETHVGKTKEIAEAIGELAGVISVDTVTGPYDAIATIEGETLNDIGDLVTSKFHSINDISRTVMCVAVRSS